From Akkermansiaceae bacterium, one genomic window encodes:
- a CDS encoding DUF2997 domain-containing protein, with protein MSRRILVKVSPTGGITVDAEGFQGKGCTDATKAIEEALGSRTARTLKPEFQRKVASQPLHQQLGNGGGEP; from the coding sequence GTGAGCCGCCGCATCCTGGTCAAGGTCTCGCCCACCGGCGGGATCACGGTCGACGCGGAGGGCTTCCAAGGCAAGGGCTGCACCGACGCCACCAAGGCGATCGAGGAGGCCCTTGGTTCCCGGACCGCCCGCACCCTGAAGCCGGAGTTCCAGAGAAAAGTGGCCAGCCAGCCGCTCCACCAGCAACTCGGCAATGGGGGTGGGGAACCATGA
- a CDS encoding PD-(D/E)XK nuclease family protein, whose protein sequence is MITPTSTGRFETGLSAYAGTFPDHISPTAAKSYLACSLRFYFERVACLKKPTPKNLHLGKAVHAALQAFHLARWRGGDHSPETIATAYEEAFLRLEREEGPVNFDDAAERERSRTDGLRIVAAYLDSPEVLKGKPRAVEVKLTEEIPGLSVPLTGAMDLVGENLIPIDFKSAAAKPDIGHAAFEHEIQLVSYQLLMEAATGESPPSLDLVFLVKTKTPQVIRVKSPPADAAGRSG, encoded by the coding sequence GTGATCACTCCGACATCCACAGGGCGGTTCGAGACCGGGCTCTCCGCCTACGCGGGGACGTTCCCGGACCACATCAGCCCGACTGCTGCGAAGTCGTATCTGGCATGTTCCCTCCGCTTCTACTTCGAGCGGGTGGCGTGCCTGAAGAAACCGACGCCGAAGAACCTGCACCTCGGCAAGGCGGTTCACGCCGCGCTGCAGGCATTCCACCTCGCCCGCTGGCGGGGAGGGGACCATTCACCTGAAACCATCGCCACCGCCTACGAGGAGGCTTTCCTCCGTCTCGAACGGGAGGAAGGACCGGTGAACTTCGACGATGCCGCGGAGCGCGAGAGATCCCGCACCGACGGATTGCGAATCGTCGCCGCCTACCTCGACAGCCCGGAAGTCCTGAAAGGGAAACCCCGGGCGGTCGAGGTGAAGTTGACCGAGGAAATCCCCGGCCTGTCCGTCCCCCTCACCGGCGCGATGGATCTGGTCGGTGAGAACCTCATCCCCATCGACTTCAAATCCGCCGCCGCGAAGCCTGACATCGGGCATGCGGCGTTCGAGCACGAGATCCAGCTGGTGTCCTACCAGCTCCTGATGGAGGCCGCCACGGGCGAAAGTCCACCGTCGCTGGACCTCGTGTTCCTGGTGAAGACGAAGACTCCGCAGGTGATCCGGGTCAAATCCCCACCGGCGGACGCCGCCGGAAGAAGCGGGTGA
- a CDS encoding DUF1257 domain-containing protein — MSHFTTIKTEVRDLEALNDACVEMDLKLVPDTTCRGYAGAVRRADHVIQLKGPYDIAVDPAEGGRYGFSADWWAGHVEKEVGAGYGRLLQSYGVHKTLREARMRGLRTSRQVTEDGTILLTLEGGSL, encoded by the coding sequence ATGTCCCACTTCACCACCATCAAAACCGAAGTCCGCGATCTGGAGGCCCTCAACGACGCCTGCGTCGAGATGGACCTCAAACTCGTTCCCGATACCACCTGCCGCGGCTATGCCGGTGCCGTCCGCAGGGCCGACCATGTCATCCAGCTCAAAGGTCCGTATGACATCGCCGTCGATCCTGCGGAGGGCGGCCGCTATGGCTTCTCCGCCGACTGGTGGGCAGGTCATGTCGAAAAGGAAGTCGGAGCAGGCTACGGTCGGCTCCTCCAGTCCTACGGCGTCCACAAGACGCTGCGTGAGGCACGCATGCGCGGCCTTCGTACGTCACGCCAGGTTACCGAGGATGGAACGATCCTCCTCACCCTGGAAGGAGGTTCCCTGTGA
- a CDS encoding DUF4339 domain-containing protein, with protein MNPLPDTNLPSTLEVHITREDKQTGPFTVAQIRAMLDGGLLSAGDLAWHDGLDDWLPLWRVLGCPPPPPSANPPILPAVVAAYPSEYMVPREEPRGGIRREEAWKIILFVMVTFGLYGLYLLPHHNDQFARLSRRPRMHFWLLLTLTLATVGIFGVFYQLWLSASLNKFSEEMGTAGRNPSLCWHVTMLNFVSFTTAFSSAGMAIPFSLFLGGCAFWVIQKELNLYADRS; from the coding sequence ATGAATCCGCTTCCTGACACAAACCTGCCGTCCACGCTGGAAGTCCACATTACAAGAGAGGACAAGCAGACGGGGCCATTTACCGTTGCGCAGATCCGGGCCATGCTGGATGGGGGCTTGCTTTCAGCGGGTGATCTGGCGTGGCACGACGGATTGGACGACTGGCTGCCCCTGTGGCGGGTCCTTGGTTGTCCGCCGCCGCCACCTTCTGCGAATCCCCCCATCCTTCCGGCAGTGGTGGCTGCCTACCCGTCGGAATACATGGTTCCGCGTGAGGAACCGCGTGGCGGTATCAGGAGGGAAGAGGCGTGGAAGATCATCCTGTTCGTGATGGTGACCTTCGGCCTCTACGGACTGTATTTGCTTCCCCACCACAACGACCAGTTCGCGCGATTGTCCCGGCGGCCACGGATGCACTTCTGGTTGTTGTTGACTCTGACTCTCGCCACAGTGGGGATTTTCGGAGTCTTCTACCAGCTATGGCTGTCGGCATCGCTCAACAAGTTTTCGGAGGAAATGGGAACAGCAGGACGCAATCCGTCACTTTGCTGGCACGTTACGATGCTGAACTTCGTTTCCTTCACGACGGCCTTTTCTTCCGCGGGGATGGCCATTCCGTTTTCACTGTTCCTGGGCGGTTGCGCGTTCTGGGTTATCCAGAAGGAGCTGAACCTTTATGCGGATAGGTCATGA